A region from the Arachis ipaensis cultivar K30076 chromosome B01, Araip1.1, whole genome shotgun sequence genome encodes:
- the LOC107606832 gene encoding NAC domain-containing protein 7 isoform X2, whose protein sequence is MNTFSHVPPGFRFHPTDEELVDYYLRKKVASKKIDLDVIKDVDLYKIEPWDLQELCKIGSDEENDWYFFSHKDKKYPTGTRTNRATKAGFWKATGRDKAIYSKQHCLIGMRKTLVFYKGRAPNGHKSDWIMHEYRLETNENGTAPEEGWVVCRVFKKKMATVRKIGDYDSPCSWYDEQVPFMQDLESSSPIKPPIINNNHYASSYNYHQLQLPCKPEFHQLMQYNNMNMPRHDDAADNNNNFLQLPQLESPNGGISPFLQQQDHHHQLLQQQNSNSNYHLDQVTDWRVLDKFVASQLMSHGHDDNDDDGHNNNNNVSKEVINSYSDASILHVAQQIAMLANGSSSSSSSRRPQISHQEYAASTSTSSSQIDLWKSSS, encoded by the exons ATGAACACCTTCTCCCACGTACCTCCAGGCTTTCGTTTTCATCCGACTGATGAAGAATTAGTTGACTACTACCTTAGGAAAAAGGTAgcatccaaaaagattgatctAGATGTCATCAAAGATGTTGATCTCTATAAAATTGAGCCATGGGATCTTCAAg AACTATGCAAAATAGGAAGCGATGAAGAAAATGACTGGTATTTCTTCAGTCATAAAGATAAGAAGTACCCAACAGGAACAAGAACGAATAGGGCAACAAAAGCAGGGTTTTGGAAAGCCACGGGAAGAGATAAAGCAATATACTCAAAGCAGCATTGCCTTATTGGAATGAGAAAGACTCTTGTCTTCTACAAAGGAAGAGCTCCTAATGGCCACAAGTCTGACTGGATCATGCATGAGTATCGCCTTGAAACCAATGAAAATGGAACTGCTCCG GAAGAAGGGTGGGTTGTATGTAGAGTGTTCAAGAAGAAAATGGCAACAGTGAGGAAAATTGGAGACTATGATTCACCATGTTCTTGGTACGATGAACAAGTTCCCTTCATGCAAGATCTTGAATCCTCATCCCCAATAAAGCCACCAATAATTAACAACAACCATTATGCTTCTTCATACAACTACCACCAGTTACAATTACCCTGCAAACCGGAATTCCATCAACTTATGCAATACAACAACATGAACATGCCACGTCACGACGACGCTGCTGATAATAACAACAACTTCCTCCAACTTCCTCAGCTTGAAAGCCCTAATGGTGGAATTAGCCCCTTCTTGCAACAACAAGATCATCATCATCAGCTATTGCAACAACAAAATTCCAACAGCAATTATCATCTTGATCAAGTAACCGATTGGCGAGTTCTCGATAAATTCGTTGCGTCGCAGCTCATGAGTCATGgtcatgatgataatgatgacgatggccacaacaataataataatgtttccAAAGAAGTAATAAACAGTTATTCTGATGCTTCAATTCTCCATGTGGCTCAACAGATTGCTATGCTGGCAAATGGAtcgtcatcttcatcatcatcaaggaGGCCTCAAATTTCTCATCAGGAATATGCTGCTTCAACTTCCACATCAAGTTCTCAGATTGATCTCTGGAAGTCATCGTCATGA
- the LOC107606832 gene encoding NAC domain-containing protein 7 isoform X1: MNTFSHVPPGFRFHPTDEELVDYYLRKKVASKKIDLDVIKDVDLYKIEPWDLQDTAELCKIGSDEENDWYFFSHKDKKYPTGTRTNRATKAGFWKATGRDKAIYSKQHCLIGMRKTLVFYKGRAPNGHKSDWIMHEYRLETNENGTAPEEGWVVCRVFKKKMATVRKIGDYDSPCSWYDEQVPFMQDLESSSPIKPPIINNNHYASSYNYHQLQLPCKPEFHQLMQYNNMNMPRHDDAADNNNNFLQLPQLESPNGGISPFLQQQDHHHQLLQQQNSNSNYHLDQVTDWRVLDKFVASQLMSHGHDDNDDDGHNNNNNVSKEVINSYSDASILHVAQQIAMLANGSSSSSSSRRPQISHQEYAASTSTSSSQIDLWKSSS; the protein is encoded by the exons ATGAACACCTTCTCCCACGTACCTCCAGGCTTTCGTTTTCATCCGACTGATGAAGAATTAGTTGACTACTACCTTAGGAAAAAGGTAgcatccaaaaagattgatctAGATGTCATCAAAGATGTTGATCTCTATAAAATTGAGCCATGGGATCTTCAAg ATACTGCAGAACTATGCAAAATAGGAAGCGATGAAGAAAATGACTGGTATTTCTTCAGTCATAAAGATAAGAAGTACCCAACAGGAACAAGAACGAATAGGGCAACAAAAGCAGGGTTTTGGAAAGCCACGGGAAGAGATAAAGCAATATACTCAAAGCAGCATTGCCTTATTGGAATGAGAAAGACTCTTGTCTTCTACAAAGGAAGAGCTCCTAATGGCCACAAGTCTGACTGGATCATGCATGAGTATCGCCTTGAAACCAATGAAAATGGAACTGCTCCG GAAGAAGGGTGGGTTGTATGTAGAGTGTTCAAGAAGAAAATGGCAACAGTGAGGAAAATTGGAGACTATGATTCACCATGTTCTTGGTACGATGAACAAGTTCCCTTCATGCAAGATCTTGAATCCTCATCCCCAATAAAGCCACCAATAATTAACAACAACCATTATGCTTCTTCATACAACTACCACCAGTTACAATTACCCTGCAAACCGGAATTCCATCAACTTATGCAATACAACAACATGAACATGCCACGTCACGACGACGCTGCTGATAATAACAACAACTTCCTCCAACTTCCTCAGCTTGAAAGCCCTAATGGTGGAATTAGCCCCTTCTTGCAACAACAAGATCATCATCATCAGCTATTGCAACAACAAAATTCCAACAGCAATTATCATCTTGATCAAGTAACCGATTGGCGAGTTCTCGATAAATTCGTTGCGTCGCAGCTCATGAGTCATGgtcatgatgataatgatgacgatggccacaacaataataataatgtttccAAAGAAGTAATAAACAGTTATTCTGATGCTTCAATTCTCCATGTGGCTCAACAGATTGCTATGCTGGCAAATGGAtcgtcatcttcatcatcatcaaggaGGCCTCAAATTTCTCATCAGGAATATGCTGCTTCAACTTCCACATCAAGTTCTCAGATTGATCTCTGGAAGTCATCGTCATGA